The following are encoded together in the Bos taurus isolate L1 Dominette 01449 registration number 42190680 breed Hereford chromosome 17, ARS-UCD2.0, whole genome shotgun sequence genome:
- the SUSD2 gene encoding sushi domain-containing protein 2 precursor has protein sequence MKPTLLPWALLLLATVPGPDLWPAAGAQLSCSQRCGDQSGPCSCHPTCFGLASCCVDIRDFCLEISPYSGSMMGGKDFVVRHLNWPNPADSVICSFKESIQTHGYVDASGRVHCVSPLLYESGRIPFTLSMNNGRSFPRSGTWLSVHPSKVSDSEKSQLVNETRWQYYGTPGTQGNLTLTWNTSALPSDTVTIELWGYEETGKPYSQQWAAAWSYLYSLATNIHNSGSFTFTPKPAPQNFQRWEVGSLRIVDSRHSAGKPDVQAIWSNEHALAWHLGEDFRMDPVAWARNQCLAWEELEDQLPTFLEELPDCPCTLAQARADSGRFHTDYGCDLEQGSVCTYHPGAVHCVRSVQASPRYYSGQQCCYTADGTQLLTADSTGGSTPDRGHDWGSPPYRVPPRVPGLSHWIYDVISFYHCCLWAPECFRYMNRRPSSDCRSYRPPRLASAFGDPHFVTFDGTNFTFNGRGEYVLLEAALTDLRVQARTQTRVTPEGSQDRGTGLTAVAVQEANSDVVEVRLGDGAGVLQVLLNQEVLSFAEQRWMDLKGMFLSVAAGNRVSVMLTSEAGLEISLQGPFLSVAVLLPEKFLTHTQGLLGTFNNDPADDFTLRSGEVLPPSASSRELFRFGADWAVQNASSLLTYDSKFLVENFKERPKHDPTFLPLFPEESSASPSQASAAADLCGDDSFCKFDVAATGSLSVGNASRVAHMQHRLRVQSLQPVVSCGWLAPPANGHKQGERYLVGSTVRFRCNNGYSLAGADASTCQADGTWSWPTPTCQPGRSYAVLLGIIFGGLGLVALVGLGYWLLRRRKSNTAVWGSQP, from the exons ATGAAGCCGACCCTGTTGCCctgggccctgctgctgctggcgACTGTCCCCGGCCCGGACCTCTGGCCTGCTGCAG GTGCCCAGCTGAGCTGCTCCCAGCGCTGCGGAGACCAGAGCGGGCCATGTTCCTGCCACCCGACCTGCTTTGGCCTGGCCAGCTGCTGCGTGGACATCCGGGATTTCTGCCTGGAGATCTCGCCCTACTCTGGCTCCATGATGGGGGGCAAGGACTTTGTGGTCCGGCATCTCAACTGGCCCAACCCCGCTGACAGCGTGATCTGCAG CTTCAAGGAGAGCATCCAGACCCACGGCTACGTGGACGCCTCTGGCCGAGTGCACTGCGTGTCGCCCCTGCTCTACGAGTCCGGCCGCATCCCGTTCACGCTCTCCATGAACAACGGCCGCTCCTTCCCGCGCTCGGGCACCTGGCTCTCTG TGCACCCAAGTAAAGTGTCGGACTCCGAGAAGAGCCAGCTGGTGAACGAGACCCGCTGGCAGTACTACGGCACTCCTGGCACGCAGGGCAACCTCACCCTGACCTGGAACACCTCGGCCCTGCCCTCGGACACCGTCACCATCGAGCTGTGGGGCTACGAGGAGACGG GGAAGCCGTATTCCCAGCAGTGGGCAGCAGCGTGGTCATACCTGTATTCCTTGGCTACCAACATCCACAACTCCGGTTCCTTCACCTTCACGCCGAAACCTGCCCCGCAGAACTTCCAGAGATGGGAAGTGGGTTCCCTCCGCATCGTGGACAGCAGACACAGCGCAGGGAAGCC GGATGTGCAAGCGATCTGGAGCAACGAGCACGCACTGGCCTGGCACCTGGGTGAAGACTTCCGGATGGACCCTGTGGCCTGGGCCCGAAACCAGTGCCTGGCCTGGGAGGAGCTGGAGGACCAGCTGCCCACATTCCTGGAGGAGCTGCCCGACTGCCCCTGCACCCTGGCCCAGGCCCGGGCTGACTCCGGCCGCTTCCAC ACAGACTACGGCTGTGACCTGGAGCAGGGCAGCGTGTGCACCTACCACCCGGGCGCTGTGCACTGCGTGCGCTCGGTGCAAGCCAG CCCCCGGTACTACTCGGGCCAGCAGTGCTGCTACACTGCGGACGGCACGCAGCTCCTGACTGCTGACTCCACCGGGGGCAGCACCCCGGACCGCGGCCACGACTGGGGCTCACCCCCCTACCGCGTGCCACCCCGCGTGCCGGGCCTCTCCCACTGGATCTACGACGTCATCAGCTTCTACCACTGCTGCCTCTGGGCACCTGAGTGCTTCCGCTACATGAACAGACGGCCCTCCAGCGACTGCCGCAGCTACCGGCCCCCGCGCCTGG CCTCCGCTTTCGGGGACCCACACTTCGTCACTTTCGACGGCACCAACTTCACATTCAACGGACGTGGCGAGTACGTGCTGCTGGAGGCAGCGCTGACCGACCTGCGGGTGCAGGCGCGGACCCAGACCAGGGTGACGCCAGAGG GCTCTCAGGACCGAGGCACGGGGCTGACTGCGGTGGCCGTCCAGGAGGCCAACTCAGACGTGGTAGAGGTCCGGCTGGGGGACGGGGCGGGGGTCCTGCAGGTGCTGCTGAACCAGGAGGTGCTCAGCTTTGCGGAGCAGCGTTGGATGGACCTGAAGG GTATGTTCCTGTCGGTAGCCGCTGGGAACAGAGTATCAGTCATGCTGACGTCAGAGGCCGGCCTGGAGATCAGCCTCCAAGGGCCATTCCTGAGTGTGGCGGTCCTGCTGCCTGAAAAGTTCCTGACCCACACGCAGGGCCTCCTCGGGACATTCAACAACGACCCAGCCGATGACTTCACCCTGCGCAGTGGGGAGGTCCTGCCACCCAGCGCCAGTTCTCGAGAACTGTTCCGGTTCGGGGCGGACT GGGCCGTGCAGAATGCCTCCTCCCTGCTCACCTACGACTCCAAGTTCCTGGTGGAAAACTTCAAGGAACGGCCTAAGCATGACCCCACTTTCCTGCCCCTCTTCCCCGAGGAAAGCTCCGCGAGCCCCAGCCAGGCGAGTGCGGCAGCTGACCTGTGTGGGGACGACAGTTTCTGCAAATTCGACGTGGCGGCTACCGGGAGCCTGAGCGTGGGCAACGCCTCGCGAGTGGCCCACATGCAGCACCGGCTTCGCGTGCAGAGCCTGCAGCCCG TGGTGTCCTGCGGCTGGCTGGCCCCGCCTGCCAACGGACACAAGCAGGGCGAGAGGTACCTGGTGGGCTCCACCGTCCGCTTCCGCTGCAACAACGGCTACAGCCTGGCTGGGGCAGACGCCAGCACCTGCCAGGCTGACGGCACCTGGTCCTGGCCCACCCCCACGTGCCAGCCAG GACGGAGCTACGCGGTGCTGCTGGGCATCATCTTTGGAGGCCTGGGGCTGGTGGCCCTGGTTGGGCTTGGCTACTGGCTCCTACGCCGCAGGAAGAGCAACAC GGCCGTCTGGGGTTCGCAGCCCTGA